A window of Rhodopirellula halodulae contains these coding sequences:
- a CDS encoding metallophosphoesterase family protein produces MNNVLSHTQPIPRRTLLQHGSLWLAASAPIAKAAFADEKRSSEAVRIGLVTDLHHADKAPGGSRHYRDTTKKLAEAAKQFRSSSIDCLVELGDLIDAAESVDTELGYLKTINGQFREICKDRHYVLGNHCVDTLKKSEFLEGVGQERSYYSFNRKGIHFIVLDACFREDGVGYERKNFHWTDANIPPAELDWLRKDLKSNEHPVVVFAHQRLDVSDHHGVKNNAVVRDVLEQSGNVKAVFQGHSHQNALKQINGIHYCTLAAMVEGKGIANNGYSVMDVYPDGSIHLEGFMRQSSYDWNS; encoded by the coding sequence ATGAACAACGTTCTCTCCCATACCCAGCCCATCCCACGCCGGACATTGTTGCAACACGGATCACTTTGGTTGGCCGCGTCAGCCCCGATCGCGAAAGCCGCTTTTGCAGATGAGAAACGAAGCAGCGAGGCCGTTCGAATCGGTCTCGTGACCGACTTGCACCACGCGGACAAGGCACCCGGTGGCTCGCGGCACTATCGTGACACCACCAAGAAGTTGGCCGAAGCCGCCAAACAGTTTCGCTCCTCGTCAATCGATTGCTTGGTCGAACTGGGCGACCTGATCGACGCGGCTGAGTCCGTCGACACCGAGTTGGGCTACCTTAAAACAATCAACGGGCAGTTTCGCGAAATCTGCAAAGATCGACATTACGTGTTAGGCAACCACTGTGTCGACACTTTGAAGAAGTCGGAGTTTTTGGAGGGCGTTGGACAAGAACGGTCTTACTACTCCTTCAACCGCAAAGGTATTCATTTCATTGTGCTCGACGCGTGCTTCCGAGAGGACGGCGTCGGGTATGAACGAAAGAATTTTCACTGGACCGACGCTAACATTCCTCCGGCCGAACTGGATTGGTTGCGGAAAGACTTGAAGTCCAACGAACATCCAGTTGTCGTGTTCGCGCATCAACGGCTGGACGTCAGCGATCACCACGGAGTCAAGAACAACGCCGTCGTACGGGACGTTCTCGAACAATCAGGGAATGTCAAAGCCGTCTTCCAAGGACACAGCCACCAAAATGCTTTGAAGCAAATCAATGGCATTCACTACTGCACATTGGCCGCGATGGTGGAAGGCAAAGGGATCGCCAACAATGGCTATTCCGTGATGGATGTCTATCCGGATGGAAGCATTCACCTGGAAGGCTTCATGAGGCAGAGCAGCTACGACTGGAATTCTTGA
- a CDS encoding DUF1559 domain-containing protein yields the protein MIRSSKQRAAFTLVELLVVIAIIGVLVGLLLPAVQAAREAARRMSCSNNFKQIGLSIHNYHSAYNQLPIHGGGTTDPITDRIWRPSEVSNNGRLSWLVGLTPFLEQQGLWEMISNPLNEDSQGSIPPAASGNGGAQAQRGGAGFSPMGPSPDEILYTPWVTELPTFRCPSDPGNGLPALGRTNYAANLGDAAERANQGDWNNFAPIGYNNISSGLSSEMQAAGRGFFTVHKSRRFRDVLDGLANTVAAGEIATDLGDKDARTISLSRGFVFSRSYSPNACDNMVDPERPQFWPAGQATVGAVDGRGFRWAEHLPNFSGFFTAQPPNSPICNEQNAGGSGWYSAGSRHQGGVHVLMGDGAVRFVTDSIDAGNQDALAVNAWRTPGGKSPYGVWGALGTRSAKEVISGDAF from the coding sequence ATGATCCGTTCCTCAAAACAACGTGCTGCCTTCACTCTGGTTGAGTTGTTGGTGGTCATCGCCATCATCGGCGTGTTGGTTGGCCTGTTGCTCCCCGCGGTACAGGCTGCTCGTGAAGCTGCCCGTCGCATGAGCTGCAGCAATAACTTCAAGCAAATTGGCCTGTCGATCCACAACTACCACAGTGCCTACAACCAATTGCCAATCCATGGTGGCGGAACCACCGATCCCATCACCGACCGTATTTGGCGTCCATCGGAAGTCTCCAACAATGGTCGGCTGAGCTGGCTGGTTGGTCTGACTCCATTTTTGGAGCAGCAAGGATTATGGGAAATGATCTCCAATCCGTTGAACGAAGACTCGCAAGGCTCGATCCCTCCGGCCGCCAGTGGCAACGGTGGTGCACAGGCTCAACGTGGCGGTGCGGGATTCAGTCCCATGGGACCCTCGCCTGATGAAATTCTTTATACCCCTTGGGTCACGGAGCTTCCAACTTTCCGTTGTCCCAGCGATCCCGGCAATGGCTTGCCGGCGCTTGGCCGGACCAACTATGCCGCCAACTTGGGCGACGCAGCGGAACGAGCCAACCAGGGCGATTGGAACAACTTCGCTCCAATTGGCTACAACAACATCAGCTCCGGTCTTTCGAGTGAGATGCAGGCTGCCGGCCGCGGATTCTTCACCGTTCACAAGAGCCGTCGCTTCCGTGATGTGCTGGATGGGCTCGCGAATACAGTCGCTGCTGGCGAAATCGCAACGGACTTGGGCGACAAAGATGCGCGTACCATTTCGCTCAGTCGCGGATTTGTCTTTTCGCGTTCTTACTCACCCAACGCATGCGACAACATGGTCGATCCAGAGCGTCCCCAGTTCTGGCCAGCCGGCCAAGCAACCGTCGGTGCCGTCGACGGTCGTGGCTTCCGTTGGGCCGAGCATTTGCCCAATTTTAGCGGCTTTTTCACAGCTCAACCGCCCAACAGCCCAATCTGCAATGAGCAAAACGCTGGTGGCTCGGGTTGGTACTCGGCGGGCAGTCGCCACCAAGGTGGCGTGCACGTTTTGATGGGTGATGGTGCCGTTCGTTTTGTTACCGATTCGATCGATGCTGGCAACCAAGACGCCTTGGCCGTCAACGCGTGGCGTACTCCGGGCGGCAAAAGCCCCTACGGTGTTTGGGGAGCTCTTGGAACACGTTCCGCCAAAGAAGTCATCAGCGGCGACGCATTCTAA
- a CDS encoding DUF1559 domain-containing protein: protein MSKSFNKRAGFTLVELLVVIAIIGVLVGLLLPAVQAAREAARRMSCSNNFKQIGLAIHNYHSAYNQLPIHGGGTTDNVSAQIWRPSEVSNNGRLSWLVGLTPFIEQQGLWEMISNPLNEDSRGNSPPAGSGNGGVQATRGGGPFSPMGPTPDEILYTPWVTQLPTFRCPSDPGVGLPSLGRTNYAANLGDSAERAHQGDWNNSAPIGYDNINSTLANEIRGAGRGFFTVHKSRRFRDVLDGLANTIAAGEIATDLGDKDVRTAALNRGWSFVRNYPPNDCDALVDPTRPQFWDPSQTTVSGVDGRGFRWAEHLPNFSGFFTAQPPNSPICNEQNAGNSGWYSASSRHQGGVHVLMGDGAVKFVTDSIEAGNQSARGVNAYRTPGAKSPYGVWGALGTRAAKEVIEDVF from the coding sequence ATGTCCAAGTCCTTTAACAAGCGAGCCGGCTTCACGCTGGTCGAACTGTTGGTCGTGATCGCGATCATCGGTGTTCTGGTAGGTCTGTTGTTGCCCGCCGTCCAAGCGGCTCGCGAAGCTGCACGTCGCATGAGTTGCAGCAACAACTTCAAGCAGATCGGTTTGGCGATCCACAACTACCACAGTGCCTACAACCAATTGCCAATCCATGGTGGTGGTACGACGGACAACGTCTCCGCACAAATCTGGCGTCCATCGGAAGTCTCCAACAACGGACGACTGAGCTGGTTGGTTGGTCTCACCCCCTTCATCGAGCAGCAAGGTTTGTGGGAGATGATCTCCAACCCGCTGAACGAAGATTCGCGTGGTAACAGCCCACCCGCCGGTAGCGGCAATGGTGGTGTTCAGGCGACTCGTGGTGGCGGTCCATTCAGCCCCATGGGCCCTACGCCTGACGAGATTCTTTACACGCCATGGGTGACACAGTTGCCAACCTTCCGTTGCCCCAGCGATCCCGGTGTTGGCCTGCCATCGCTTGGCCGTACCAACTACGCAGCGAACCTGGGTGATTCCGCTGAACGTGCCCACCAAGGCGATTGGAACAACAGTGCCCCGATTGGCTATGACAACATCAACTCGACGCTCGCGAATGAGATTCGTGGTGCTGGACGTGGTTTCTTTACCGTTCACAAGTCTCGTCGTTTCCGCGACGTGCTTGATGGTTTGGCCAACACGATTGCTGCTGGTGAAATCGCGACGGACTTGGGTGACAAAGACGTTCGAACCGCGGCGTTGAACCGCGGATGGTCGTTCGTCCGCAACTATCCACCAAATGACTGCGATGCGTTGGTTGATCCAACTCGTCCGCAGTTCTGGGATCCTTCGCAAACCACTGTCAGCGGTGTGGATGGTCGTGGCTTCCGCTGGGCAGAGCACCTGCCAAACTTCAGCGGTTTCTTCACGGCTCAACCTCCCAACAGCCCGATCTGTAACGAGCAAAACGCTGGGAACTCGGGTTGGTACTCGGCTTCCAGCCGTCACCAAGGCGGTGTCCACGTGCTGATGGGCGACGGTGCGGTGAAGTTCGTCACCGATTCGATCGAAGCCGGCAACCAAAGTGCACGTGGCGTCAACGCCTACCGAACGCCAGGTGCCAAGAGCCCTTACGGTGTTTGGGGTGCATTGGGCACACGAGCAGCAAAAGAAGTCATCGAAGACGTCTTTTGA
- a CDS encoding CRTAC1 family protein, translated as MISPDDVSLLVAVAEVKQRLGKGDEVAALLQAACEADQFKDEALVLQTVAGFMATGQLFESIELLEKVVRAYPERKEMRRWLFDCLVSSEQIHRAIPHGRKLIRDRYFDAVLLFSMSQNEQRDREVQSLNLLAERNPSDVRLKIGMARIEMDHGHFDKASELLDPILSQHPSFLPAWALEGERLLLVDDLDGLNAWKRNLPDDVRKHSWLVWAVLGDWAVLRSDYAEAVQCYWRSIEINNGVGKVHAKLAQALKNAIEEEDDGTDSLLTELTQRAELLERLVQEKDRFYRANMKSLPIATLIAKTLSELGRHWEAEAWIANGIRDQPGSHPDAAVVRGEIVRHLRSDLPWQTSVPAYETLRQQIVPRLVASSANSDDLANQISAHSVGSLGQSRRERSNPPKETLIDYRLLEASGNFGIDDTRHEPIRLENGMIPIYSQLGSGGAALDYDLDGWPDLFVAGTVAEVKSQELCNGNFYRNVAGHFEGQRDLIGVSPRGYAQGVCTGDLNADGFVDLVQLKYGRDTVFLNNGDGTFSKSDRWFQSIDDGWSTSGAVADLDGDGIADFISLRYCNGKTALTKRCRNPDGSLGLCAPTQYEAVTDHFYQGLPTGGFQSVTDEWCIPPSNPGRGLGIVVGQFDDNSSLDVFVANDMTSNHYWTRSRSESSMWRESGTLSGLALDWRSRPQASMGIATGDLDGDLDVDFYVTNFEKEHNALYLQQSPGIWADRASSAGLVTPSFDLLGFGAVAIDLDNGGSQEVFVTNGHVEHDADVGYEQPPLLWSRNRGEFSIVPNEEIGGYFLEKHVGRAVWSMDVDRDRRADLLITHQGAPTAILHNQTDEALANQSLQLRLVGTRSGRDAVGTVVTVIDGERKLRHWVTAGDGFLASSDRLINVGLGQRDGNQAVAVEIQWPTGVAEQFRVLPNHETLLIEGTSETYVIDR; from the coding sequence TTGATTTCGCCCGACGATGTGTCGCTTCTGGTCGCGGTGGCTGAGGTGAAACAACGTCTTGGCAAAGGCGATGAAGTGGCGGCTCTGTTACAAGCAGCTTGCGAAGCCGACCAGTTCAAAGATGAGGCTTTGGTGCTGCAAACTGTCGCCGGATTCATGGCGACCGGCCAGTTGTTTGAAAGCATTGAGCTTTTGGAGAAGGTGGTCCGAGCGTACCCAGAACGCAAAGAGATGCGACGCTGGTTGTTTGATTGTCTGGTGAGTTCAGAGCAAATCCACCGCGCGATCCCTCATGGCCGCAAACTGATCCGAGATCGCTACTTCGACGCCGTTTTGCTGTTTTCCATGAGCCAAAACGAACAACGTGATCGCGAAGTTCAGTCCCTCAATCTGCTTGCCGAGCGAAATCCATCTGATGTACGGCTGAAGATCGGGATGGCTCGCATCGAAATGGATCACGGACATTTTGACAAAGCCAGCGAACTGCTGGATCCGATTCTGTCACAACATCCCAGCTTCCTCCCGGCGTGGGCGTTGGAAGGCGAACGTTTGTTGCTAGTGGATGACCTTGATGGATTGAATGCTTGGAAGCGAAATCTTCCAGATGATGTTCGAAAACATTCGTGGCTGGTTTGGGCGGTTCTAGGGGATTGGGCGGTACTTCGATCCGACTATGCGGAGGCGGTTCAGTGCTATTGGCGTTCGATCGAAATCAACAATGGTGTTGGCAAGGTTCATGCAAAGCTAGCCCAAGCATTGAAAAACGCGATTGAAGAAGAGGATGATGGCACGGACTCACTGCTCACGGAATTGACCCAACGCGCGGAGTTGCTGGAGCGACTGGTGCAGGAAAAGGACCGCTTTTACCGCGCCAACATGAAGTCGCTGCCAATTGCAACGCTGATCGCGAAAACGCTAAGCGAACTGGGGCGTCACTGGGAAGCGGAGGCGTGGATCGCCAATGGAATTCGCGACCAACCCGGTTCACACCCCGACGCGGCGGTCGTTCGCGGGGAAATTGTCCGTCATCTGCGGTCCGATCTCCCTTGGCAAACGTCCGTTCCCGCCTACGAAACATTGCGACAACAAATCGTTCCGCGGTTGGTCGCGTCTTCTGCAAATTCGGATGACCTCGCCAACCAGATTTCTGCACATTCCGTCGGTTCGCTCGGACAATCACGACGCGAACGATCAAACCCGCCTAAGGAAACACTGATCGACTATCGATTGTTGGAAGCGAGCGGAAACTTTGGGATCGATGACACCCGTCACGAACCCATCCGTTTGGAGAACGGAATGATCCCGATCTACTCGCAATTGGGATCGGGCGGCGCGGCATTGGATTACGACTTGGATGGTTGGCCCGATCTGTTTGTGGCTGGCACTGTTGCTGAGGTGAAGTCGCAAGAGCTTTGCAACGGCAACTTCTACCGTAACGTCGCAGGGCACTTCGAAGGTCAGCGGGACCTGATTGGTGTTTCGCCTCGTGGTTACGCCCAAGGCGTATGCACCGGAGATTTGAACGCGGACGGGTTTGTGGACCTCGTGCAATTGAAATACGGCCGTGACACAGTCTTCCTGAACAACGGCGACGGTACTTTTTCAAAGTCAGATCGGTGGTTTCAGTCCATCGACGATGGATGGTCCACCAGCGGTGCCGTAGCGGATTTGGATGGGGATGGAATCGCTGACTTCATCAGTTTGCGCTATTGCAATGGGAAGACTGCACTGACCAAACGATGCCGCAATCCGGATGGGAGTCTCGGGCTTTGTGCTCCGACCCAGTACGAAGCGGTCACGGACCACTTCTATCAGGGATTGCCTACTGGCGGGTTCCAGAGCGTGACCGATGAGTGGTGCATTCCGCCATCCAACCCAGGTCGTGGACTAGGAATCGTGGTGGGCCAGTTCGATGATAATTCCAGTCTTGATGTCTTCGTCGCGAATGACATGACCAGCAACCATTATTGGACACGGTCACGCAGCGAATCGTCTATGTGGCGAGAGTCGGGAACTTTGAGTGGTCTCGCCTTGGATTGGCGATCGCGTCCCCAAGCCAGCATGGGCATCGCCACCGGTGATCTTGACGGTGATTTGGATGTTGATTTCTACGTCACCAACTTCGAAAAAGAACACAACGCTCTTTACTTGCAGCAAAGCCCTGGCATTTGGGCGGACCGCGCGAGTTCAGCCGGTTTGGTAACGCCGAGTTTCGATTTGCTGGGATTCGGTGCTGTCGCCATCGACTTGGACAACGGTGGATCGCAGGAGGTCTTTGTCACCAACGGGCATGTGGAACACGATGCGGACGTGGGATATGAACAACCACCACTTCTTTGGTCGCGAAATCGCGGCGAGTTTTCCATTGTTCCCAACGAAGAAATCGGCGGGTATTTCCTAGAAAAGCATGTTGGGCGAGCGGTGTGGAGCATGGATGTCGATCGGGACCGAAGAGCGGACTTGTTGATCACTCACCAGGGGGCACCGACTGCGATCCTTCACAACCAAACCGACGAGGCTTTGGCCAACCAGTCACTGCAGTTGCGACTGGTGGGAACGCGATCTGGACGTGATGCGGTGGGGACGGTAGTCACCGTGATCGATGGTGAGCGAAAGCTTCGCCACTGGGTGACGGCTGGCGATGGTTTCCTCGCGTCCAGCGATCGTTTGATCAACGTCGGCCTGGGCCAGCGAGACGGCAACCAAGCGGTTGCCGTGGAGATTCAATGGCCGACGGGGGTTGCCGAGCAATTCCGTGTGTTACCCAATCACGAAACGCTGTTGATCGAAGGAACCTCCGAGACCTACGTCATCGATCGATGA